The region CGGAGGTCTTCGCCCGGATGAGCGCCGGGCTGGCCGTGCGCCTTAAATCCCTGGAGGAGAGGATTTACGCCGCGGCGGACACACAGTTCAACATCAACTCCCCCAAGCAGCTTCAGGAAATCCTGTTCGACCGGATCGGCCTGAAACCCGTCCGCAAGACCAAGACGGGCCAGTCCACGGACGTGGACGTGCTGGAGGAGCTTGCCGGAAGGCACCCGCTGCCCGGCCTCATACTTGAATACCGTTCCCTGGAAAAGCTGAGGGGCACCTACGTGGACGCCCTGCCGAAGCTCGTCCATCCGCGCACCGGGCGCATCCACACGTCGTTCAACCAGGCCGTGGCGGCCACGGGCCGGCTGTCGAGCAGCAACCCGAACCTGCAGAACATCCCCGTGCGCACGGAGGACGGGCGGCAGATCCGGGAGGGCTTCGTCGCCGGCGCGGAAAACCTGCGGCTCGTCTCGGCGGACTATTCGCAGATCGAGCTGCGCGTGCTGGCCCACCTCTCGGGCGACCCGGCCATGATCGGGGCCTTCCGCAACGACGCGGACATCCACCGCGACACGGCGGCCCGGGTCTTCGGCGTGATGCCGGAGCTGGTCTCCCCCGAGATGCGCCGGCAGGCGAAGGCGGTGAACTTCGGCGTGGTCTACGGCATCAGCGACTTCGGGCTGTCGCGGAACCTGGGCATCCCCCGGCACGAGGCGGCGCGGTTCATCTCCGACTACTTCGCGCAGTACCCGCGGGTCCGCGAGTGGCTGGACGAGGTGGTGGTGCGGGCGCGGGAGGAGGGGTATGTGACCACCCTCTTCGGGCGCAGGCGCTACCTGCCGGAGCTGGGCAGCCGCGACGCGAACATACGCAAGGCGGCCGAGCGCGCGGCGATCAACACGCCCGTGCAGGGCACGGCGGCGGACATCATCAAGAAGGCCATGGTGGACCTTGACCCGCTGCTGGAGAAGGCGGGGGCGCGCATGGTGCTCCAGGTGCACGACGAACTGCTGGTGGAGACGGAGGCGGGGCGCGAGGCGGAGACGGAGGCGCTCCTGCGCGGCGTGATGGAGAACGTCCTGGAGATGTCCGTGCCCCTGCGGGTGGACACGGGCGCCGGGCGCAACTGGTCGGAAATACATTGACAAAAGAATTGACACGGGCGGTCGGTTTTGTGCATTATGCGCACACGGCCCGCGCGACGGCCCATGACGGCGGATGCGCGCGGCCCCTCCCCCCAAGAAACACCCCAGGCGTCCCGCGCGTCTTGCCGCGGCTTTTGCCGCAGGCAGTGGCCCGCGCGGACGCGTCCCGGTAAAGCCAACAACTGAAAGGAAGGTTCATGGCGGACAACGGAAACGACAAGCACCAGGGATACCCCCAGGGCGGACAGAAAAAGCGGAACTTCCCCCCGCGCCCGCAGGGGCGGCCGAACAAGCGCCGCCCGCAGGGGCCCGGACAGGGCGGACCGCGGAAGCCGCCGGTGCTTGATGTGGCCAACGAGCCGATGCCGGAAATCTCGTCCGACGGGCCGGAAGTCTCCATCACGGCCATGAAGGCCATGGCCATGAGCGAGCTGGTCGAGCTGGCCGAGAAGCTGGAGCTGGCGGAGTACGGCGGCCTGAAGAAGGCCGACCTGATCTTTATGATCCTCCAGGCGA is a window of Candidatus Hydrogenedentota bacterium DNA encoding:
- the polA gene encoding DNA polymerase I, giving the protein PEEETDYRLVLDRETLDRALGEMRAAGGFAVDTETTNIDPMLAALVGVSLSAAPGTGYYIPVRHTPEALTIQHDPDDLTSVERLDALPPETVLAALKPLLEDPELPKTGHNIKYDMIVFANEGIEVRGVGMDTMVASYLTDPSRMRHNLDEVSLHYLRHKTIPISALIGKGSKQVTFDEVPVDRACGYACEDADMSLRLAGVFSPLLRERGLEALHREIEIPLIHVLARMEMRGVALDPEVFARMSAGLAVRLKSLEERIYAAADTQFNINSPKQLQEILFDRIGLKPVRKTKTGQSTDVDVLEELAGRHPLPGLILEYRSLEKLRGTYVDALPKLVHPRTGRIHTSFNQAVAATGRLSSSNPNLQNIPVRTEDGRQIREGFVAGAENLRLVSADYSQIELRVLAHLSGDPAMIGAFRNDADIHRDTAARVFGVMPELVSPEMRRQAKAVNFGVVYGISDFGLSRNLGIPRHEAARFISDYFAQYPRVREWLDEVVVRAREEGYVTTLFGRRRYLPELGSRDANIRKAAERAAINTPVQGTAADIIKKAMVDLDPLLEKAGARMVLQVHDELLVETEAGREAETEALLRGVMENVLEMSVPLRVDTGAGRNWSEIH